In one window of Pseudomonas sp. IAC-BECa141 DNA:
- a CDS encoding phage antirepressor KilAC domain-containing protein, protein MTNHTLDATAALLGLKPRAFRTRLRELGILNSSGDLASQHRDRGYLYSDPRSSLIPSLNKCRHYSVVMVKEEGVEWLAKKLGIAITKKDAAA, encoded by the coding sequence ATGACGAACCACACCCTGGACGCAACAGCCGCATTGCTCGGACTCAAGCCCCGCGCCTTCCGCACCAGATTGCGCGAGCTGGGCATTCTCAACAGTAGTGGCGATCTAGCCAGCCAGCACCGTGATCGCGGCTATCTGTATTCGGATCCGCGCAGCTCCCTGATTCCATCCCTCAACAAGTGCCGTCATTACTCCGTGGTGATGGTGAAGGAAGAAGGGGTTGAATGGCTGGCCAAGAAGCTGGGAATCGCCATCACTAAAAAGGACGCAGCTGCATGA
- a CDS encoding LexA family protein, with protein MDSHIVHRCAFALVATIHKRIERFNTLADTFLNQGREKVIGDRIAQRMQELGLSEGELGRRSGVPQPTIHRIVTNAVASPRHENIEKISRALKVSSNWLWKGGEHKDPMIEQSATSANESNVEPGPAVKGYVPLISWVQAGAWCEIADVRTLDDAEIWLPCAASHSSQSYALRVRGLSMFNQYERRSFRDGDIIFVDPAKDAENGSLVIAKLMDSQEATFKQLVMEGSRRFLKALNPAWPEPIIELGTDAIICGVVFSKLEIF; from the coding sequence TTGGATAGTCATATCGTTCACCGATGCGCTTTCGCATTGGTCGCCACAATACACAAACGTATTGAACGATTCAATACACTCGCCGATACGTTTTTGAATCAAGGCAGAGAAAAAGTGATCGGAGACCGCATCGCCCAACGCATGCAGGAATTGGGACTGTCAGAAGGCGAACTCGGCCGACGCTCCGGCGTTCCGCAACCGACGATTCATAGAATTGTGACGAATGCGGTAGCCAGCCCACGCCATGAAAATATCGAAAAGATCAGCAGAGCCTTGAAGGTAAGTAGCAACTGGCTCTGGAAGGGAGGCGAACACAAAGACCCGATGATTGAGCAGAGCGCTACATCTGCGAATGAATCCAACGTCGAACCTGGGCCAGCAGTTAAAGGCTATGTCCCTCTAATTTCATGGGTTCAGGCCGGAGCTTGGTGTGAGATTGCGGACGTTAGGACCCTTGACGATGCAGAAATATGGCTGCCATGCGCCGCTTCCCACAGCAGCCAAAGCTATGCCCTTCGAGTACGCGGACTATCCATGTTCAATCAATATGAACGGAGGTCCTTCCGAGACGGAGACATCATTTTTGTTGATCCCGCGAAAGACGCGGAAAATGGTTCTCTCGTGATTGCAAAACTCATGGATAGCCAAGAAGCAACTTTCAAGCAGTTAGTAATGGAGGGCAGCCGCCGATTTCTAAAAGCGCTGAATCCAGCATGGCCGGAGCCAATCATTGAATTAGGGACCGACGCCATAATTTGCGGCGTAGTATTCTCGAAGCTCGAAATTTTCTAA
- a CDS encoding tyrosine-type recombinase/integrase, with protein sequence MRFTWNGQRRCETLPYPQTPKGIKAAADLRANVTSLIKHGVLDDQRYAELFPNSTYANYSATPRFGEYAQEWLNSREIVAGTRKNYLGSLNLYWMPYLAMLPIDSITSVMLRKVVANTEWPTPGVKRAAIQRLTTVFGTAVKDGLINRNPVESIELPVKAKKPIDPFTVGEANQIIDHLYKTLTHSMRIYAAYFEFAFYTGMRPSEIAALRWEEVDKEKRLVNVCRIVADYKIEERTKTRNVRQVMLNSRALHALEQAELEAQLRALQSRRKRAESPYVFPPTKNFEFIQQSSVTDKHFQAALTELGVRSRRQYNCRHTYATACLMAGMNPAFIANQLGHSIQMLLSTYARWINSQTDWGEIMKLEKNLTERQMAR encoded by the coding sequence ATTCGCTTCACTTGGAACGGGCAACGCCGTTGCGAAACCCTCCCCTATCCCCAAACGCCGAAGGGGATTAAGGCTGCCGCCGACCTACGCGCTAACGTAACCAGCCTGATCAAGCACGGCGTTCTGGATGATCAGCGCTATGCCGAACTGTTCCCCAACTCCACCTATGCCAACTACTCGGCGACTCCCCGTTTCGGGGAGTACGCCCAGGAGTGGCTCAACAGTCGCGAGATCGTGGCCGGGACACGCAAGAACTACCTCGGCTCGCTCAATCTCTACTGGATGCCGTATCTGGCAATGCTGCCCATCGACAGCATCACGTCGGTGATGCTGCGCAAAGTGGTAGCGAACACTGAATGGCCGACGCCCGGCGTGAAGCGTGCGGCGATCCAGCGCCTAACCACAGTGTTCGGTACCGCAGTGAAAGACGGCCTGATCAACCGTAACCCCGTGGAGTCCATCGAACTGCCGGTGAAGGCCAAGAAACCCATCGATCCCTTCACCGTGGGCGAGGCCAACCAGATTATTGATCACCTATATAAGACACTGACCCACTCGATGCGGATCTACGCGGCCTACTTCGAGTTCGCCTTCTACACCGGCATGCGCCCCAGCGAGATCGCGGCGCTGCGTTGGGAAGAGGTCGACAAGGAAAAGCGACTGGTCAACGTGTGTCGGATCGTCGCGGACTACAAGATCGAGGAGCGCACCAAAACCCGGAACGTGCGACAGGTCATGCTCAATAGCCGCGCGCTGCACGCCCTCGAGCAGGCCGAGCTGGAGGCGCAACTACGCGCCTTGCAGAGCCGCCGCAAACGCGCCGAATCGCCCTATGTATTCCCGCCGACGAAGAACTTTGAGTTCATTCAACAATCGAGTGTGACCGACAAACACTTCCAGGCTGCACTGACCGAATTGGGCGTTCGCTCACGGCGACAATATAACTGCCGCCACACCTATGCTACCGCATGCCTCATGGCGGGGATGAACCCTGCATTTATTGCCAATCAGCTAGGTCATAGCATTCAGATGCTGCTATCGACATACGCCCGATGGATCAACTCTCAAACAGACTGGGGAGAAATCATGAAACTTGAAAAAAATTTGACTGAGCGCCAGATGGCTCGGTAA
- a CDS encoding deoxynucleotide monophosphate kinase, producing the protein MKPLLIGLAGVARSGKDTAAHHLVNHHGFQSYAFADPLRDGLMHILNLSPCDFEGEQKERVLPWLGRSPRYLMQTLGTEWGRDKVHPELWLLLASQNLDLMARTHDTARGFVVSDLRFENEASFIRQRGGIVIHIQRTAAEAVAPHRSESGIRGTEDDWFLPNDGTIEALQININEIVDTLHTRAAVV; encoded by the coding sequence ATGAAGCCTCTATTAATCGGCCTCGCTGGCGTTGCTCGTTCTGGCAAAGACACAGCCGCCCACCATCTAGTCAACCATCATGGATTCCAGTCCTACGCATTCGCCGACCCGCTGCGTGACGGCCTGATGCATATCCTCAACTTGAGTCCGTGCGACTTCGAAGGAGAGCAAAAGGAACGAGTTCTACCGTGGCTGGGTCGCTCTCCACGCTACCTGATGCAGACCCTCGGCACCGAGTGGGGCCGTGACAAAGTGCACCCCGAGTTATGGCTGCTACTGGCTTCGCAAAATCTTGACCTAATGGCTCGTACCCACGATACCGCTCGCGGCTTCGTAGTCAGCGACCTGCGATTCGAGAATGAAGCGTCATTCATCCGCCAGCGCGGCGGAATTGTGATCCATATCCAGCGCACCGCAGCAGAAGCCGTGGCGCCGCATCGTAGCGAAAGCGGCATCCGGGGTACCGAGGACGACTGGTTCCTTCCGAATGACGGAACCATTGAAGCCCTTCAAATCAATATCAACGAGATTGTGGACACGCTGCACACACGCGCAGCAGTCGTCTGA
- a CDS encoding pyocin activator PrtN family protein, which yields MNNTLELLRRQFATPCPTLAAVREQYFAHIRTDRYLLAEIKAGRIALVVKRLHGSARAQRVVYLHDLAEFLDGQAATQAA from the coding sequence GTGAACAACACACTAGAACTATTGCGACGTCAGTTCGCTACTCCATGTCCGACCCTGGCGGCAGTTCGGGAACAGTACTTCGCTCACATTCGCACTGACCGCTACCTACTTGCCGAGATCAAGGCAGGTCGGATCGCGCTGGTTGTGAAGCGTCTGCACGGGTCGGCTCGCGCACAAAGAGTGGTGTACCTGCACGACCTGGCCGAGTTCCTCGACGGCCAAGCGGCAACGCAAGCAGCTTGA